A genomic window from Streptomyces mirabilis includes:
- a CDS encoding helix-turn-helix domain-containing protein gives MLRSRIVLESADGQAIAEVARRLGITADTVRVWRGRFLECRQAGLLPGLALCERRSDAHLHHFGPYGFRLVDDVVASRCSGLMVSTRPGQSGQYTRNPLAPRKGVIQRRPADPEETPMSPCRRMTAGLSPPTGDSDICRTYRLGLEWKEARTADSCLTAPQPLMLPTIFSQSKRWSADEQPRDGRHRLEASGPQPVAGSGIPRLHRRRRGLLADVGGWTLVAVVLAVPAVPAPRRMNPRHALIQGWGRVVSRLLRLLVRWGGWGRPGPARRCGAFG, from the coding sequence ATGCTGAGGTCGCGGATCGTCCTGGAGAGTGCGGACGGGCAGGCGATTGCGGAGGTCGCACGCCGGCTGGGCATCACCGCGGACACCGTTCGTGTCTGGCGCGGGCGCTTCCTGGAGTGTCGGCAGGCCGGCCTTCTCCCGGGCCTCGCGCTGTGCGAGCGCCGCTCGGACGCCCATCTCCACCACTTCGGGCCATACGGCTTCCGGCTTGTGGACGATGTCGTCGCGTCCAGGTGTTCCGGCCTGATGGTGTCGACCAGGCCGGGGCAGTCCGGGCAGTACACGCGGAATCCGTTGGCTCCGAGGAAGGGCGTCATCCAGCGCCGGCCGGCGGATCCCGAGGAGACCCCGATGTCGCCGTGCAGGAGGATGACCGCGGGTCTCTCCCCGCCGACGGGTGACTCGGATATCTGTCGTACGTATCGCCTGGGACTCGAGTGGAAGGAGGCGCGCACGGCGGACAGCTGTCTGACGGCCCCGCAGCCGCTGATGCTGCCCACGATCTTCTCGCAGAGCAAGCGTTGGTCCGCCGACGAACAACCCCGCGATGGTCGTCACCGCCTGGAAGCGTCTGGTCCACAACCGGTCGCCGGATCAGGGATCCCTCGGCTGCACCGTCGCAGACGCGGACTCCTGGCTGATGTAGGCGGTTGGACGCTCGTAGCGGTCGTGCTCGCGGTGCCCGCTGTTCCGGCGCCGCGACGTATGAACCCGCGGCATGCGCTCATTCAGGGGTGGGGCCGGGTGGTGTCCAGGCTTCTGCGGCTGCTCGTGCGGTGGGGTGGGTGGGGAAGACCTGGTCCAGCCCGACGATGTGGAGCATTCGGTTGA
- a CDS encoding STAS domain-containing protein, which yields MTQLTVRTRATPAGPVVELSGALDNDSAPDVRTLLPRLKLQAGQQLVIDLTGITFCDSSGITVLIAARNHALAARADIALAAVPDRVNRMLHIVGLDQVFPTHPTARAAAEAWTPPGPTPE from the coding sequence GTGACCCAGCTGACCGTCCGCACGCGCGCCACCCCCGCCGGACCCGTCGTCGAACTGTCCGGAGCACTCGACAACGACAGCGCCCCCGACGTACGTACGCTCCTGCCCCGCCTGAAACTCCAGGCAGGCCAGCAGCTCGTCATCGACCTGACCGGCATCACCTTCTGCGACTCCAGCGGCATCACCGTCCTGATCGCCGCCCGCAATCACGCCCTCGCCGCCCGGGCGGACATCGCCCTGGCGGCGGTCCCCGACCGCGTCAACCGAATGCTCCACATCGTCGGGCTGGACCAGGTCTTCCCCACCCACCCCACCGCACGAGCAGCCGCAGAAGCCTGGACACCACCCGGCCCCACCCCTGAATGA